The proteins below come from a single Candidatus Rokuibacteriota bacterium genomic window:
- the pgsA gene encoding CDP-diacylglycerol--glycerol-3-phosphate 3-phosphatidyltransferase: protein MNIPIALTLVRIVLVPLLIVFLISSERVSVLIAAVIFVAAAFTDWLDGSMARRWNQVTRLGTLLDPVADKLLVAAALVSLVQVEMVAAWVAVVIIGRELAVTGLRGVALSMGIIVAASRLGKWKTVTQYVAITILILEKGLPADVVPFHLLSTVAIWLALAVTVVSGGHYFYGFFLKTGPGVLVKDQERWP from the coding sequence GTGAACATCCCCATCGCGCTCACCCTGGTCCGCATCGTGCTCGTCCCGCTGCTCATCGTCTTCCTCATCTCCTCCGAGCGGGTCAGCGTGCTGATCGCGGCCGTCATCTTCGTGGCGGCCGCGTTCACCGACTGGCTGGACGGGAGCATGGCCCGCCGCTGGAACCAGGTGACGCGGCTCGGCACGCTGCTCGATCCCGTGGCCGACAAGCTCCTGGTGGCCGCCGCCCTCGTCTCGCTCGTCCAGGTGGAGATGGTGGCGGCCTGGGTGGCCGTCGTGATCATCGGGCGCGAGCTGGCAGTGACCGGGCTGCGCGGGGTGGCGCTGTCCATGGGCATCATCGTGGCGGCCTCCCGGCTCGGGAAGTGGAAGACCGTCACCCAGTACGTGGCCATCACCATCCTGATCCTCGAGAAGGGCCTGCCGGCGGACGTGGTCCCCTTCCACCTGCTCTCGACCGTCGCAATCTGGCTGGCGCTGGCCGTGACCGTGGTCTCCGGCGGCCACTACTTCTACGGCTTCTTCCTCAAGACGGGCCCGGGGGTGCTGGTCAAGGATCAGGAGCGCTGGCCATGA
- a CDS encoding 2-phosphosulfolactate phosphatase, translating into MHLHVALSPAEFAGLDLSGRAAVVVDVMRATTTVIAACAAGCRRVIPVPDAAAAWAQLGAGGRPPGEVLLAGERGGDPIVGFDLGNSPLEYTAERVRGRTLVLTTTNGTAAILAARGAAAVAVAALTNVEAVARWALGQGRDATVLCAGEQGAFSLEDAVCAGILVERITAEVGRAGGTVEVSDAAVAAWRLSAHYAGRLGALLEDATWARTLARAGRSEDLWACLALSTVDEVPVFEDGAIVPGVVMGRGAGLP; encoded by the coding sequence ATGCACCTGCACGTCGCGCTGAGCCCGGCCGAGTTCGCGGGCCTCGACCTGTCGGGGCGCGCAGCGGTCGTCGTGGACGTGATGCGGGCGACGACGACGGTGATCGCGGCCTGCGCGGCGGGCTGCCGGCGGGTGATCCCCGTCCCCGATGCGGCCGCCGCGTGGGCGCAGCTCGGCGCCGGTGGCCGTCCGCCGGGGGAGGTGCTGCTGGCGGGCGAGCGGGGGGGGGACCCCATCGTGGGCTTCGATCTCGGGAACTCCCCCCTCGAGTACACGGCCGAGCGCGTGCGGGGCCGCACCCTCGTGCTGACCACCACCAACGGCACCGCCGCCATCCTGGCGGCGCGCGGCGCCGCCGCGGTGGCCGTGGCTGCGCTGACGAACGTGGAGGCCGTGGCCCGCTGGGCGCTCGGGCAGGGACGGGATGCCACCGTGCTCTGCGCCGGCGAGCAGGGGGCCTTCTCCCTGGAGGATGCGGTGTGCGCGGGGATCCTCGTGGAGCGCATCACGGCAGAGGTGGGGCGCGCCGGCGGGACCGTGGAGGTCTCCGATGCGGCGGTGGCGGCCTGGCGCCTCAGCGCGCATTACGCGGGCCGCCTCGGCGCGCTCCTGGAGGACGCCACGTGGGCGCGGACGCTGGCGCGCGCCGGCCGCTCGGAGGACCTCTGGGCGTGCCTGGCGCTGTCCACGGTGGACGAGGTGCCGGTGTTCGAGGACGGCGCCATCGTGCCGGGTGTGGTGATGGGCCGCGGGGCGGGGCTGCCGTGA